A genome region from Erythrolamprus reginae isolate rEryReg1 chromosome 4, rEryReg1.hap1, whole genome shotgun sequence includes the following:
- the LOC139167058 gene encoding beta-1,3-galactosyltransferase 5-like, whose translation MARVPIRRLFSFRKSRKKVSPILKRLQATTKKIFFKTEFRNYLLLLVLACLITVILLNYVVTFIMKESFLELPDINCRKNPPFLVILVSSELGERKARMIIRKTWGKKRVLAGKLIVTFFLLGNHFWSYKPFNVTMESLHYKDIIQKNFIDSYSNLTLKTLMGFEWIHKFCPQATFVMKTDSDMFVNVYYLLELLQKRKSTTQLYTGSIKINEKPIRNPDIKWYVSEEEYPENFYPPFCSGTGYVLSSDVASQVYTVSKYITVIKLEDVFIGICVAKLKIQPEKLHSEPVFFPEKVVFSPCHYMKIVTSHFATPSQILIFWNALERYMDEKCSNDQKPLELVYANVLTGELD comes from the exons ATGGCCAGAGTTCccatcaggaggctcttctctttCCGGAAGAGTAGAAAGAAGGTTTCCCCCATCCTGAAGAGACTTCAAGCAACTACGAAGAAA atttttttcaaGACAGAGTTTCGTAATTATCTTCTTTTGTTGGTCCTGGCTTGTTTGATCACAGTCATCCTCTTGAATTATGTTGTCACATTTATTATGAAGGAAAGTTTTTTGGAATTGCCTGATATAAATTGCCGTAAAAATCCTCCATTCCTAGTAATATTGGTATCATCAGAACTTGGTGAGAGAAAGGCCCGGATGATAATTCGTAAAACGTGGGGAAAGAAAAGAGTATTAGCTGGTAAACTGATTGTAACTTTTTTTCTCTTGGGAAATCATTTCTGGTCGTATAAACCATTTAATGTGACTATGGAAAGCTTACATTATAAAGATATAATCCAAAAGAATTTTATAGATTCATACAGTAATTTAACATTAAAGACTTTAATGGGCTTTGAATGGATTCACAAATTCTGTCCACAAGCTACTTTTGTAATGAAAACTGATTCTGATATGTTTGTGAATGTCTATTATCTGCTAGAACTTCTTCAGAAACGAAAGAGTACTACCCAGTTATATACAGGTTCTATAAAAATTAATGAAAAGCCAATAAGAAATCCAGACATAAAATGGTATGTAAGTGAAGAGGAATATCCAGaaaatttttaccctcccttttGTTCAGGAACTGGTTATGTTCTTTCCTCTGATGTTGCTAGTCAAGTTTATACAGTTTCAAAATACATTACTGTTATTAAGTTGGAAGATGTTTTTATAGGTATATGTGTTGCAAAACTTAAAATCCAACCTGAAAAACTTCATTCAGAGCCTGTCTTTTTTCCAGAAAAAGTAGTTTTTTCTCCCTGTCACTACATGAAAATTGTTACAAGCCATTTTGCTACTCCTAGTCAAATCCTTATTTTTTGGAATGCACTGGAAAGATATATGGATGAAAAATGTTCAAATGATCAAAAACCTTTAGAATTAGTGTATGCGAATGTTTTGACAGGTGAACTTGATTAG